One genomic region from Populus nigra chromosome 8, ddPopNigr1.1, whole genome shotgun sequence encodes:
- the LOC133701785 gene encoding DNA-directed RNA polymerase III subunit rpc4-like — MDDQVDPSSPSRTKLKFKPKLPRRQRRPSVPKTEEINDDRRRNEDEEAAQAQMLIHKFNENLRRQVPKEKKPQVQVAFGPGAPSPPLLIRKYNVPVHENTGSSWSGTEDTRDDDGKIFVPPSAARVDGAVNPLSLKGKRRYKEPWDYHHIYYPNTLPLRPPYSGDPKLLDEAEFGEEARNLEYDETTINPASDLGLLEECDNERLFFFQVPEKLPFLKRSASAKGKEKADMSMPSESKSAARKTSFEELPKGYMGKMLVYRSGAIKLKLGDALYDVSPGSECTFAQDVMAINTAGKDCCAIGELGKRAVVTPDIEFNLNSVINLD; from the exons ATGGACGATCAAGTAGATCCATCTTCTCCTTCTCGCACAAAG CTTAAGTTCAAGCCTAAACTTCCGCGTAGACAGAGAAGACCCTCCGTCCCCAAAAC TGAAGAGATCAATGATGACAGGAGGAGAAACGAGGATGAAGAAGCTGCCCAGGCTCAGATGCTCATCCACAAATTCAAT GAAAATCTCAGAAGACAAGTCCCTAAAGAAAAGAAAC CTCAAGTGCAAGTTGCTTTCGGGCCAGGTGCCCCGTCACCACCTCTTTTGATAAGGAAATATAATGTTCCTGTGCATGAGAACACTGGTAGCAGCTGGTCAGGGACAGAAGACACCAGGGATGATGATGGGAAAATTTTTGTGCCTCCTTCAGCTGCCAGAGTAGATGGGGCTGTCAATCCGTTATCCCTGAAAGGGAAGAGACGATATAAAGAACCTTGG GATTACCACCATATCTATTATCCAAATACTCTTCCTTTGAGGCCGCCTTACTCTGGTGACCCTA AGCTTCTTGACGAGGCTGAGTTTGGGGAGGAAGCAAGGAACTTGGAGTATGATGAGACTACTATTAATCCTGCTTCTGATCTTGGGCTGTTG GAGGAGTGTGACAATGAAAGGTTATTTTTCTTCCAAGTTCCTGAGAAGCTGCCCTTCTTGAAGCGATCAGCAAGtgcaaaaggaaaagagaaagctGATATGTCAATGCCATCAGAAAGCAAGAGTGCTGCTAGGAAGACCAGTTTTGAAGAATTGCCAAAGGGATATATGGGCAAAATGCTGGTTTACAGGAGTGGAGCGATCAAGCTTAAGCTTGGCGATGCACTATATGAT GTTTCACCAGGCTCAGAGTGTACATTTGCTCAAGATGTTATGGCGATCAACACTGCAGGTAAAGATTGCTGCGCTATTGGAGAGCTTGGGAAACGTGCTGTTGTAACTCCTGATATTGAATTTAACTTGAACTCTGTGATCAACTTGGACTAG